AAAGCATTGTCAGCGATTTTTTCGCAAGGTACAGACGGCGGACAAGCTGGTATTCGTCTTGATTGGTCGCAGTGGTTAAACGATCACTGGCAGTATCAATTGCAATATAACAGTCAGGCAGACATTCCTCTACAAGCTATTGATGCAGGGGAGGATGGTCAATCTTACCGAGCTGCTTTGACATGGCAAAAAGATGAATCTCGTCAGATTGGCGCAAGTTATGGTTTGACTGATATTAGTGATGGTAATAAACAACAAGAATTTTCAACTTTCTGGCGCGAAAAGTTATTTGCTGCACCACATCACATAACTTACGGCACCGTTCGTGGTTTTTACGGCAGTAACAGTCAAGATCAAACTGCTTATTTTAGTCCAAGTTCTCATTACAGCGCTGAGCTGAACTTAAGCCATGACTGGGTCACTTGGCGTGAGTATGAGCGCTCATTTAAACAGCATTTTGAGGCTGGAGTAGGTCTATATAAACAGGCTGATTACTCGACTAAGCCAACCTATTCTTTGCAATACCAACACCAATGGCAGCTATCACGTACATGGCAACTCAATTATGGAGTGGGTTGGCAATATCACCCTTACGATGGACATGGTGAACAACATACCTATGGTATTTTCGGATTTGAAGGGCGTTTTTAATGAATAATTTATTGTCGAAAATGTTGAGCTGTGCTTTGGCTTCAACATTGTTACCTCTGCAATGTGCATATGCCCAGATGGAAAAAGATTTACCAAAAAATAATACGGTGACTTTAGCTTTTCATGATGTCAGAGATGATGTTTTAAAAGAGGGAGACCGGGATATTTATGCGATTCAAACTAAAAATCTAGCACAATTCTTTGACTGGCTCAGCCAATCTGACTGGAAGCCCGTTCGCTTAAAAGATATTGAAGAGGCACGTCAGAAAGGTAAGGAGCTACCTCATAACGCTATTTTATTAACTTTTGATGATGGTGCTTTAAGTAGTTACAGTCGTATATTTCCATTGCTCAAGCAATATCAGATTCCGGCAGTATTTGCGCTCCCGACCAGTTGGCTAAATGGTAATACAAAAGCTGGCTATGAGGCATATGGGCAAGGAAATTTGGTCAATTGGAAACAAGTTCGAGAAATGCAAGCATCCGGTTTAGCTGAGTTTGCAAGTCATAGTGATGATTTGCATCATGGCGTATTGGCTAACCCTCAAGGGAACGAACAACCCGCAGCAACTACTTATATGTATTTAAAATCACAATCGCGTTATGAAACAGACCTTGAATATCAGCAACGTGTTTTGAAAGATTTAAAAAAATCTCATGATGTGTTGAAAAAAGAGTTGGGTGTGGAATCTAAAGCGATTGTATGGCCTTATGGCGCCGTAAATCAGCAGTTGGAAAAACTAGCTCAGCAAGCGGGTTTCACTTTTTCTTTTAGTCTAGGGCGTGATGGGATAAATCAGATTAATGATCTGACCTTTAAACGTACGCTTATGGTTGATAACGCTACAGCCGAACAATTGTCTGAGACATTACTGAGTATTCTGAACTCTGCAGATAAAGATTTATATAAGCAACCAAAACACTTTGTGAGTATGGATTTAAAACAATTATCTGCTTCAACCAATACTCAGTCAGATCAAAAACTAGGGGGACTGTTATCCAATCTCTATAGCTTAAAAAACAATACACTGGTATTGAAGCCTTTAGATGATCAGGACGGAGATGGGCAATATGATGTTGCTTATTTTCCAACAACTCAATTACCGATTAAGCAAGATATTTTAAACCGTAGTTTATGGCAGGCACAAACTCGTGCAGGGCAGGCGGTTATTTTAGAA
This window of the Acinetobacter sp. XH1741 genome carries:
- the pgaB gene encoding poly-beta-1,6-N-acetyl-D-glucosamine N-deacetylase PgaB, with translation MNNLLSKMLSCALASTLLPLQCAYAQMEKDLPKNNTVTLAFHDVRDDVLKEGDRDIYAIQTKNLAQFFDWLSQSDWKPVRLKDIEEARQKGKELPHNAILLTFDDGALSSYSRIFPLLKQYQIPAVFALPTSWLNGNTKAGYEAYGQGNLVNWKQVREMQASGLAEFASHSDDLHHGVLANPQGNEQPAATTYMYLKSQSRYETDLEYQQRVLKDLKKSHDVLKKELGVESKAIVWPYGAVNQQLEKLAQQAGFTFSFSLGRDGINQINDLTFKRTLMVDNATAEQLSETLLSILNSADKDLYKQPKHFVSMDLKQLSASTNTQSDQKLGGLLSNLYSLKNNTLVLKPLDDQDGDGQYDVAYFPTTQLPIKQDILNRSLWQAQTRAGQAVILELPAYPQKNKPFLVADLAKDIARFNSNLSGIQLNAGNSLNCAMQNVTLKENSCVEQVKQLAQVSQLTQSAVKPYLNMSNQAQFSLLLTPDLEHVENLPVLLKSLLTQHDLVNLKFNIVGKQKQFKQALELLNTLDKKYKQRIMLTLALPENDQQNAWQEVKQGMFDIQRIGIQKFGVDGYNTENAKNVHNYLYNPLSLNSSSVMFQPFAGLATEGKK